One window of Nocardioides dongkuii genomic DNA carries:
- the folE gene encoding GTP cyclohydrolase I FolE, with translation MTDPISRAERPADQIPPFDQARAEAAVRELLAAIGEDPEREGLRETPARVARAYAEVTAGLRMSAEDVLTTTFDIGHEEMVLVRDIELWSMCEHHLVPFTGVAHVGYIPAESGKITGLSKLARLVDVYARRPQVQERLTTQVADSLMRILEARGVVVVIEAEHLCMTMRGVRKAGARTVTSAVRGSFLSDPATRAEAMALIHSPRR, from the coding sequence GTGACCGACCCGATCTCGCGTGCCGAACGGCCCGCGGACCAGATCCCCCCGTTCGACCAGGCGCGGGCGGAGGCGGCCGTGCGCGAGCTGCTCGCCGCGATCGGCGAGGACCCCGAGCGGGAGGGCCTGCGGGAGACCCCTGCCCGGGTCGCCCGGGCGTACGCCGAGGTCACGGCCGGCCTGCGGATGTCCGCCGAGGACGTGCTCACCACCACCTTCGACATCGGGCACGAGGAGATGGTGCTGGTCCGCGACATCGAGCTGTGGTCGATGTGCGAGCACCACCTGGTGCCGTTCACGGGCGTGGCGCACGTCGGCTACATCCCTGCGGAGTCCGGCAAGATCACCGGCCTGTCCAAGCTGGCCCGCCTCGTCGACGTCTACGCCCGCCGCCCGCAGGTGCAGGAGCGGCTGACCACCCAGGTGGCCGACTCCTTGATGAGGATCCTCGAGGCCCGCGGGGTCGTCGTCGTCATCGAGGCCGAGCACCTGTGCATGACCATGCGCGGGGTCCGCAAGGCGGGCGCGCGCACGGTCACCTCGGCGGTCCGCGGGTCGTTCCTCTCCGACCCGGCCACCCGGGCCGAGGCGATGGCCCTGATCCACAGCCCGCGGCGCTGA
- the folP gene encoding dihydropteroate synthase, translated as MGVVNVTPDSFSDGGRFLSTDAAVAHGHRLLADGADILDIGGESTRPGATRPVVSEELDRVVPVIRELAAAGAVVSVDTMRAEVAEAALEAGATLVNDVSGGLADPRMLPAVAAYGAPYVAMHWRAHSDHMTDFATYDGPGGVVATVRGELAARVDAMLAAGIAADRIVLDPGLGFAKRGEHNWQLLADLAPLQELGFPLLVGASRKSFLGTLLSGPDGSPRAVEEREHAHAAVSAHLARAGVWGLRVHDVRATRDALAVTAALARHTTAERSRQRSEA; from the coding sequence ATGGGGGTCGTGAACGTCACCCCCGACTCGTTCTCCGACGGCGGGCGCTTCCTGAGCACCGACGCGGCCGTCGCGCACGGCCACCGGCTGCTCGCCGACGGCGCCGACATCCTCGACATCGGCGGCGAGTCGACGCGCCCCGGCGCGACCCGGCCCGTGGTGTCCGAGGAGCTCGACCGGGTGGTGCCGGTGATCCGGGAGCTCGCGGCGGCGGGGGCGGTGGTCTCGGTCGACACGATGCGCGCCGAGGTCGCGGAGGCGGCCCTCGAGGCGGGGGCCACGCTGGTCAACGACGTCTCCGGCGGTCTCGCGGACCCGCGGATGCTGCCGGCGGTCGCCGCGTACGGCGCGCCGTACGTCGCGATGCACTGGCGGGCGCACAGCGACCACATGACCGACTTCGCGACGTACGACGGCCCGGGCGGCGTGGTCGCGACGGTGCGCGGCGAGCTCGCCGCCCGCGTGGACGCCATGCTGGCCGCGGGGATCGCCGCCGACCGGATCGTGCTCGACCCCGGGCTCGGGTTCGCCAAGCGCGGCGAGCACAACTGGCAGCTGCTCGCCGACCTCGCGCCGCTGCAGGAGCTCGGGTTCCCGCTGCTGGTCGGCGCGAGCCGCAAGAGCTTCCTCGGGACGCTGCTCAGCGGGCCGGACGGCTCGCCACGGGCCGTGGAGGAGCGGGAGCACGCGCACGCCGCGGTCAGCGCCCACCTCGCCCGCGCCGGGGTCTGGGGCCTGCGCGTGCACGACGTCCGCGCCACCCGCGACGCGCTGGCCGTCACCGCCGCGCTCGCCCGCCACACGACCGCAGAGCGGTCCCGACAGAGGAGTGAGGCATGA
- the folK gene encoding 2-amino-4-hydroxy-6-hydroxymethyldihydropteridine diphosphokinase: MTETPNPHIVDADTLTGEMRPIRRAVLALGSNLGERMTALQGAVNALADTPDVWVTAVSPVYETEPVDSPAGAKTYLNAVVLIDTTLAATRLMDRALAIEDAFDRERPEGVANAPRTLDVDLVVVGDRRSDEDHLRLPHPRAGERAFVLKPWFDLEPDAELPGRGPIAELLAEIGTDGLVLRDDLKLEVE, translated from the coding sequence GTGACTGAGACCCCCAACCCGCACATCGTCGACGCCGACACCCTCACCGGTGAGATGCGGCCGATCCGCCGCGCGGTGTTGGCACTGGGGTCGAACCTCGGGGAGCGGATGACCGCGCTCCAGGGAGCGGTCAACGCCCTCGCCGACACCCCCGACGTCTGGGTGACCGCGGTGTCGCCGGTCTACGAGACCGAGCCCGTGGACAGCCCGGCCGGCGCCAAGACCTACCTCAACGCCGTCGTGCTCATCGACACGACGCTCGCCGCGACCCGGCTGATGGACCGGGCCCTGGCCATCGAGGACGCCTTCGACCGCGAGCGTCCCGAGGGGGTGGCGAACGCGCCCCGCACGCTCGACGTCGACCTGGTCGTCGTCGGTGACCGCCGCAGCGACGAGGACCACCTCCGGCTGCCGCACCCGCGGGCAGGGGAGCGGGCGTTCGTGCTGAAGCCGTGGTTCGACCTCGAGCCGGACGCCGAGCTCCCCGGGCGGGGCCCCATCGCCGAGCTGCTCGCCGAGATCGGCACCGACGGCCTGGTGCTGCGGGACGACCTGAAGCTCGAGGTCGAGTGA
- a CDS encoding DUF3180 domain-containing protein translates to MSRFPEPPPDDPDEPSEEPGEGRLRPTSPAVLAACAVVGLVGGWSVRPVAEALGGTAPVVAWIQPVSLAVVAAIVGTAAWSTWRQLQVRRERLEPQRALNRLALARASAYTGALVAGGYGGYAVSWLGLAAGLADERALRSGLAAVAGIAVVVGALLLERACRVRSDDPEP, encoded by the coding sequence GTGAGCCGGTTCCCCGAACCGCCGCCGGACGACCCGGACGAGCCCAGCGAGGAGCCCGGCGAGGGCCGGCTGCGGCCCACGTCGCCCGCCGTCCTCGCCGCGTGCGCGGTGGTCGGGCTGGTCGGCGGCTGGTCGGTCCGCCCGGTCGCGGAGGCGCTCGGCGGCACCGCGCCGGTCGTCGCCTGGATCCAGCCGGTCTCCCTCGCGGTGGTCGCCGCGATCGTCGGCACCGCCGCCTGGTCGACCTGGCGCCAGCTCCAGGTGCGCCGCGAGCGGCTCGAGCCGCAGCGGGCGCTGAACCGGCTCGCCCTGGCCCGCGCGAGCGCCTACACCGGCGCCCTGGTGGCGGGCGGCTACGGCGGGTACGCCGTCAGCTGGCTCGGCCTGGCCGCGGGCCTGGCCGACGAGCGCGCGCTCCGCTCGGGGCTGGCGGCGGTGGCCGGGATCGCGGTGGTCGTCGGCGCGTTGCTCCTCGAGCGCGCGTGTCGCGTCCGATCCGACGACCCGGAGCCCTAG
- the folB gene encoding dihydroneopterin aldolase, with the protein MSDELAVLGIECFAHHGVFDFERREGQPFLVDLVLGLDTAPAAASDDLQQTVDYGSLVAAVKTAVEQDPVDLIETLAQRIADVCLVDPRVHWARVTVHKPDAPIEATFHDVALTITRRTERD; encoded by the coding sequence ATGAGCGACGAGCTCGCCGTCCTGGGCATCGAGTGCTTCGCCCACCACGGGGTCTTCGACTTCGAGCGGCGCGAGGGGCAGCCCTTCCTGGTCGACCTCGTGCTGGGCCTCGACACCGCTCCCGCGGCGGCCTCGGACGACTTGCAACAGACCGTCGACTACGGAAGTCTCGTGGCCGCGGTGAAGACTGCCGTGGAGCAGGATCCGGTGGACCTGATCGAGACCCTGGCGCAACGGATCGCGGACGTCTGCCTCGTGGACCCCCGGGTCCACTGGGCGAGGGTCACGGTCCACAAACCGGATGCACCCATCGAGGCGACGTTCCACGACGTCGCCCTGACGATCACGCGAAGGACCGAACGTGACTGA
- the ftsH gene encoding ATP-dependent zinc metalloprotease FtsH, with protein sequence MKRTVKSPWLWIVVAVVGVLLLLQFLTPSEGGDEIAASEMSTYVADGDVKEITFVDGDQEIRAVLNKGVRDSGSEVYTKWIEGTQGELFEAAQASYDEGDIKKVETEVAEPSILGSLLLSFLPILIIILVFFWLINSMQGGGGRGVMQFGKSKAKLITKDMPKTTFNDVAGAVEAIEELGEIKEFLQEPAKFQAVGAKIPKGVLLYGPPGTGKTLLARAVAGEAGVPFYSISGSDFVEMFVGVGASRVRDLFEQAKENAPAIVFIDEIDAVGRHRGAGMGGGHDEREQTLNQLLVEMDGFDVRGGVILIAATNRPDVLDPALLRPGRFDRQIQVDAPDLAGRHAILKVHSRGKPMAENIDLLSVARRTPGFTGADLANVLNEAALLTARNSEKLITNATLDEAIDRVIAGPQRRTRLMSEKEKLITAYHEGGHALVAAALPGTDPVHKITILPRGRALGYTMVLPDEDKYSQTRSEMLDKLAYMLGGRAAEEMVFHDPTTGAGNDIEKATNLARAMVTQYGMTDRLGAIKLGEAQGEPFLGRDMGHQRNYSEDVAAIVDEETKNFLATAHQEAFDILEENRDVLDDLVLALLDKETLDKAEVAEIFTPLRRRQARPAWTGSPDRNPSDIPPIEIPQAIRDRASANGHATADAPGVIVTPPGPGGDVHGGTPSPGSSPTPGGEALPPGV encoded by the coding sequence GTGAAGCGCACAGTCAAGAGCCCGTGGTTGTGGATCGTCGTCGCGGTGGTCGGCGTCCTGCTGCTGCTCCAGTTCCTCACGCCCAGCGAGGGTGGCGACGAGATCGCGGCCTCGGAGATGAGCACCTACGTCGCCGACGGCGACGTCAAGGAGATCACCTTCGTCGACGGTGACCAGGAGATCCGCGCGGTCCTCAACAAGGGGGTGCGCGACTCCGGGTCCGAGGTCTACACCAAGTGGATCGAGGGCACCCAGGGCGAGCTGTTCGAGGCCGCCCAGGCCTCCTACGACGAGGGCGACATCAAGAAGGTCGAGACCGAGGTCGCCGAGCCGAGCATCCTCGGCTCGCTGCTGCTCTCGTTCCTGCCGATCCTGATCATCATCCTGGTCTTCTTCTGGCTCATCAACAGCATGCAGGGCGGCGGCGGCCGCGGCGTCATGCAGTTCGGGAAGTCCAAGGCCAAGCTGATCACCAAGGACATGCCGAAGACGACGTTCAACGACGTCGCCGGCGCGGTCGAGGCGATCGAGGAGCTCGGCGAGATCAAGGAGTTCCTCCAGGAGCCGGCCAAGTTCCAGGCCGTCGGCGCGAAGATCCCGAAGGGCGTGCTGCTCTACGGCCCGCCCGGCACCGGCAAGACCCTGCTCGCGCGCGCCGTCGCCGGCGAGGCGGGCGTGCCCTTCTACTCCATCTCCGGCTCCGACTTCGTCGAGATGTTCGTCGGCGTCGGCGCGAGCCGCGTGCGCGACCTGTTCGAGCAGGCCAAGGAGAACGCCCCGGCCATCGTCTTCATCGACGAGATCGACGCCGTCGGCCGGCACCGCGGCGCCGGCATGGGCGGCGGCCACGACGAGCGCGAGCAGACCCTCAACCAGCTGCTGGTCGAGATGGACGGCTTCGACGTCCGCGGCGGCGTGATCCTGATCGCGGCCACCAACCGGCCCGACGTCCTCGACCCGGCGCTGCTGCGGCCCGGGCGCTTCGACCGCCAGATCCAGGTCGACGCCCCCGACCTCGCCGGCCGCCACGCGATCCTCAAGGTGCACTCGCGCGGCAAGCCGATGGCCGAGAACATCGACCTGCTCTCGGTGGCCCGGCGTACTCCCGGCTTCACCGGCGCCGACCTGGCCAACGTGCTCAACGAGGCCGCGCTGCTCACCGCGCGCAACAGCGAGAAGCTGATCACCAACGCCACCCTCGACGAGGCGATCGACCGCGTCATCGCCGGCCCGCAGCGCCGTACGCGCCTGATGAGCGAGAAGGAGAAGCTCATCACCGCCTACCACGAGGGCGGCCACGCCCTCGTCGCCGCGGCGCTCCCCGGCACCGACCCGGTGCACAAGATCACGATCCTGCCGCGCGGCCGGGCGCTGGGCTACACGATGGTGCTGCCCGACGAGGACAAGTACTCCCAGACCCGCTCGGAGATGCTCGACAAGCTCGCCTACATGCTGGGCGGCCGGGCGGCCGAGGAGATGGTCTTCCACGACCCGACGACCGGCGCCGGCAACGACATCGAGAAGGCCACCAACCTGGCCCGCGCGATGGTCACCCAGTACGGCATGACCGACCGGCTCGGCGCGATCAAGCTCGGCGAGGCCCAGGGCGAGCCGTTCCTCGGCCGCGACATGGGCCACCAGCGCAACTACTCCGAGGACGTGGCGGCGATCGTCGACGAGGAGACCAAGAACTTCCTCGCGACGGCCCACCAGGAGGCCTTCGACATCCTCGAGGAGAACCGCGACGTCCTCGACGACCTGGTGCTCGCGCTCCTCGACAAGGAGACGCTGGACAAGGCCGAGGTCGCCGAGATCTTCACGCCGCTGCGGCGCCGCCAGGCCCGTCCGGCGTGGACCGGCTCGCCGGACCGCAACCCCTCCGACATCCCGCCGATCGAGATCCCGCAGGCGATCCGCGACCGCGCGTCGGCCAACGGACACGCGACCGCCGACGCGCCGGGCGTCATCGTGACGCCCCCCGGTCCCGGCGGCGACGTGCACGGCGGCACGCCGAGCCCCGGGAGCTCGCCGACCCCCGGCGGCGAGGCGCTCCCTCCGGGAGTCTGA